From the Streptococcus sanguinis genome, the window TCGTTTGGCCATTTGCTGCCAACTCTTCCAGAACAAGAGCATAATCAGCCGGATCTACAACAACCGTCACGCTGGCATGATTTTTAGCCGCAGAGCGCAGCATAGAGGGGCCACCGATGTCAATATTTTCCACCGCGTCCGCATACTCCACACCTGGCTTGAGAATGGTTTCTTTAAAAGGATAAAGGTTGACCACGACCAGATCAATGAGCTCAATCTGATTGTCCTTAGCCGCCTCCAAGTGGCTATCCAAATCCCGACGAGCCAAGAGACCACCGTGAATGTTTGGGTGGAGAGTCTTAACACGGCCATCCATCATCTCTGGAAAACCAGTCACATCATCAATGGCAATGGTGCCCACTCCTTCATTGTCTAGGGCCACCTTGGTACCACCAGTTGAGATGATATCCCAGCCCAGAGCTTTTAGCTCTTTCGCGAATTCTACAATGCCTGTCTTGTCTGAGACACTGATCAAGGCTTTTTTCGTCATTCTATTCCTCTTTCTTTAGATCCAAGCGCATAGCGACTTCGTTATTCTCTTCTATAAATCCTGTTTCCTGAAAACCCAGACTAGTCAGCAGGCGCTTCATTTTTTCATTTCCAACCACATAATCTGCGATAATATGACTACAAGCTCTATCCATCTGAGCCTTTTTGATCAGAACTTCCAAGGCTTTTCGACCATAGCCTCTTCCTTGGTACTGCTGACCAATCATTATCCGCCAGATAAAGTATTCCGCTTCATCCTTGTCTATTTCCAGTAGGAGAAAGCCAACCACTTGCTTATCCCAATAGATTGCCATCGGAAACACATCTTCATTTTTCCGGTAGAGCCATGCGTCAGCTAAAGAGCGCACATTTGGAGCTACGAAACGTGCTTGTTCATCAGCTTCTGATATTTTCAAATCCAGCACTGCCTGAAAACTGCTCTCATCTACTAATTTCAGCTCAATCATTTTTTCTCCTAGCAATATTGCACAATCAAAACTTGATTTACTTCTTACCTTCTCCCTACCCCTAAACTCTCCAGCACTTGAGGATAGAGTTGATACTCGGCGGCATGGATGCGTTCTTCAAAACTTTCCAGCGTATCCTCAGCTAAACGCGGCACGCGCACTTGCTGGATAATCTTGCCAGTATCCACACCCGAGTCCACCCAATGAATGGTCACGCCGCTCTCAGAGACGCCAGCCTGCCAAGCATCCTCAATGCCATGAGCTCCTGGAAATTCAGGCAGATAAGCAGGATGAATGTTGATAATCCGGCCTTCATAAGCTGCCAATAAGGTTGGTCCAACGATTTTCATATAGCCTGCCAGGCAAACCAAGTCAATCTGGTGCGCTTCTAGTAGGTCTACAATAGCTTGCTCGTAAGCCACCTTACTGTCAAATTCTCTGAGCTCAAAGGCATAGCTTTTGACACCTAGCTTATCCGCCCGCTCGAGCACATAGGCATCACGATGGTCTGAAAAGACAAATTCAACAGGAAACTGCTCAGCAATCACTTGGAAATTTGATCCATTACCCGAAGCAAAAACGGCAATTTTTTTCATTTGATAAGGACACTTTCATTTTCTTTTTTGACAATCCGGCCAACTTCATAAACAGTCTCGGCAAGAAGTTCTTTGACACGATCCACATTTTCAGGCGCTACAGCCAAAATCATCCCTAACCCCATATTGAAGATTTCAAACATTTCTTGGTGCTTGATGTGACCATATTTTTCTAAGGCCTTAAAAATCGGCAAGACTGGAATCTTGTCTTCTTCAATCTCAGCAGCCAAATCATCAGCAAACATGCGGGGCACATTTTCGATAAAACCACCACCAGTAATATGGGCAATCCCATGAACCAGCTTTTCCTTAATCAGCGGCAGCAAAGCCTTGACATAGATACGAGTCGGCTCAAGCAACACTTCCTTGAGTTTTTTACCTTCCAATTCTGGCAGTTCTTCCTCACCCGTATAGTCCGCAAAAACACGGCGGACAAGGGAATAACCGTTTGAATGGATACCGCTAGAAGCCAGCCCCAGAAGGACATCGCCCTCTGCAACTTTAGAACCGTCAATAATCTCCGACTTCTCAGCAACCCCGACAGCAAAACCAGCCAGATCATAATCATCTTCACCGTACATGCCAGGCATTTCAGCGGTTTCCCCACCAATCAAAGCAGCTCCAGACTGAACGCAGCCTTCAGCCACACCAGCCACCACTTGCTCTAGTTTTGCTGGTTCATTTTTCCCAGTGGCAATATAGTCTAGGAAGTAAAGGGGCTCAGCCCCTGCAGCGACGATGTCATTGACACACATAGCCACACAGTCCTGCCCAATGGTATCGTGCTTGTCATACTGAATGGCCAGCATGAGCTTGGTTCCGACCCCATCCGTACCAGAAATCAGCACTGGCTCCTTGACCCCAGTCTGAGACAGGTCGAACATTCCGCCAAAGCCACCCAGCGCCCCCATGACGCCAGCCCGCTCTGTACGTGCTACATGTTTTTTGATTCGCTCAACAACTTCGTAACCCGCTTCAACATCCACACCGGATTGAGCGTATGCATTTTTATTTGTCATAATTTTCTTCCTTACTCTTATTTTTGAAAAAGATTGCGACAACTACCGCTGACCTTGTTTTAATAAAAACTCGTCTTCTCTTTCAGGCTTTCCAGATAGCGCTCTTCATAGTCATAGAGCGGAGTTGGGTACTGACCGTCAAAGTAAGCCACACAAAGCCCGCCATTCGGAGCGTCCGTCTCAATACCAACTGATTCAATGAGACCTTCCAGCGACAGGTAAGTCAGGCTGTCAGCCCCGATAATCTCACAGACCTCATCAACCGTATGGTTGGCCGAGATGAGCTCGCGCCGATTCTGAATATCAATGCCGTAGAAACATGGATATTTAAGTTCTGGACTGCCGATAGCCACATGGACTTCAGCAGCACCTGCATCTCGTAGGAGCTGGACAATACGTCGGCTGGTCGTTCCCCGCACGATAGAATCATCCACCATGACCACGCGCTTGCCCTTGACAATGCTGGAAACAGCAGATAATTTCATACGAACTCCTTGCTCTCGCAACTCCTGCGTCGGCTGGATGAAGGTCCGTTGGATGTATTGATTTTTAATCAGACCCATTTCATTTGGCAGACCAGACTCTTCGGAAAAGCCAGAGGCCGCTGACAGGGAAGAATTAGGCACACCGACAACGATATCTGCCTCATGCTGGAATTCCTGAGCCAGTCTGCGGCCCATCCGCTTGCGGGCTGCATGGACATTGACCCCGTGAATGACGCTGTCCGGCCGAGCAAAATAGACATATTCCATTGAGCAAATAGCCAGCTGGGTATCTGCCGTATAGCTATCGTAGGTCACGCCTTCATCATCGATAATCACGATTTCCCCTGGCTCAAGGTCACGAACCCATTCGGCACCCACCACTTCAAAAGCACAGGTTTCACTGGAAACGACCCAGGCCCCATTTTTCATACGGCCGATGGACAGAGGACGAAAACCGTTAGGATCCAGCGCAGCGTAGAGCTTGTCCTCTCTCATGATGAGGTAGGCAAAGCCGCCCTGAACTCGTCTCAAGGATTCCTTGAGTTTGTCTAAGAAATTTTCCTGCTCGCTATGGCGAATCAAGTGCATGAGAATTTCCGTATCAGACGAACTGGCAAAGATGGAACCTTTCTTTTCCAACTCCCGTCTCAGTGAATGGGCATTTGTCAGATTACCATTATGCGCCAAGCCCATCTGCATATCATAGAAACTGAAGAAGAAAGGCTGGACATTGTTGATGGAGGCCCCACCAGACGTTGCATAGCGGACATGGCCGATGGCTGCTTCTCCTGTCAGATTATCCAAATCTGCTGGGTTTTTAAAGACCTCTGCAACCAATCCCAAATCGCGGTGGCGTTTGAGCTTTCCATGGTCGTTTGACAGGATGCCTGCTCCTTCCTGACCGCGGTGCTGCAGGCTATGAAGCCCGAAATAGGTGACCTGAGCCGCCTGTGGATGACCCCAGATTCCAAAAATACCGCACTCTTCATTCAGTGACTTTACTTCGTATGTCATTGTTTTACCTAAATTCTTTTGTCTTGTAAAAGGGAGAAAACCTGGCCTAACAGGCCAAGCAGACTCCTTCTTTGATTGCTTGCTCTTGCAAGCCAGCTTTATTCGTGACTCGCTTGGAAATAACGAACGGCGCTTTCAAACAATTTCTGGTCTTTCTGACCTGGAATATTTTGGAAAAGGCCGTCTTCATAACGTTCTGAGTGGCCCATCTTCCCGATGATTTGGCCGTTCTTGCTCATAATCCCTTCAATAGCGTAGAGAGAGCCGTTTGGATTATACTTACTGTCCATGCTTGGCTGACCATCAAAGTCTACGTACTGACTCCAAATCTGACCATTGTCACGCAGCTCAGCAAATTCTTCTGCTGTCACGACAAATTTCCCTTCACCATGAGAAACCGGAATGGCATGGATATCTCCCACTTGCACACCAGCCAGCCAAGGCGAGTTGGTATTGGCAATGCGGGTTTCAACCATCTTGGCCACGTGCTGGTTGGCATCATTGTAAAAGAGAGTAGGACTGCTAGCCCCTGCTTCTTCAAAGTTTCCGTAAGGAAGAAGACCAGATTTAACCAGAGCCTGGAAGCCATTACAGATACCAATGATGAGACCGCCGCGAGCGATGAAAGCATCGATGGCTTTCTTGACCTTCTCGTTGAGAAGGATATTGACGATAAACTTAGCGGATCCATCTGGCTCATCTGCAGCAGAGAAGCCACCTGCAAAGAAGATGATATTTGCCTTGTCAATGTTGTCAACCATGGTGTCAACGGACTGAACAATGGCTGCTTCATCCAAAGTAACGAATGGAACTAGATTGACCTTGGCTCCAGCTGCTTCAAAGGCTTTGGCTGAGTCGTATTCTGAGTTGGTTCCAGGGAAGACTGGAATATAAACCAGCGGCTCCGCCACTGTCTCTTTGGCTTTGATAACTGTATCAGCGACAAGAGCCGGCACTTCTTCAATAACTGTTTCCTGTTTAAATTCTGTCGGGTAGATAGACTCTAGTCGGCTTTCAAAGCTTGCCAAAAGCTCTGCTCCCTCAAGCTGGACACCATTGACAATCAGTGTAAAGTCTGGCTTGGTCTGACCGATCTTCACTGCGCCTGGAATATCCTGCTCTGGACTGGTAAAGACAAATCCGCCCAGTTGCGCCTGCAAAACGGAAGGCAAGTCAGCAACATCCACTTGAGCACCGATGCGATTACCAAAGCTCATCAAGGCCAGACTCTCTGCCAGACCACCGTATTTGACAGCAGCGGCGGCGGTAATCTCATACTTGGCCTGAATATCCGCAAATTTTTCAAAGTTATTCTTGATTAAGTCAAAGTCAATATCCTGAGACAAGACCTGTCCTGGCAGATAGTAGATAGACTCTCCTGCCGCCTTAAACTCTGGAGACAGGATGCGTCCAGCAGTAGAAGTTGTCACTCCAAAAGCCACCAAGGTCGGCGGTACGGTCAATTCTTCAAAAGTTCCGCTCATGGAATCCTTACCACCAATAGACGGCAAACCTAGCTGAATCTGAGCTTCAATCGAACCAAGCAGAGCAGAGACCGGCTGTCCAAAACGCTCAGCCTGCTTGTCCATCCGCTCGAAGTACTCCTGATAAGAGAAGCGAGCCTTGGACCAGTCCGAACCAGCAGCAACCAAGCGAGCTGTCGCTTCAATCACTGCATAAGCTGCTCCATGATAAGGAGACCAAGCTGCCACAAAAGGATTGTAGCCCTGCGCCATCACAGATACAGTCTCAGTCTTGCCATGCTCAACTGGCAGTTTCTGCACAGAAGCCTCAGTCGGCGTGATTTGGTAGCGCCCGCCGATAGGATGATTGACAGTAGAGCGGCCAACAGAACTGTCAAAGATGGTCTGCAGCCCCTTTTGACTGGTATGATTGAGGTCGCTGAGTAAGCTCTTGAGGTCCTGTTCCAGACTTGCTTCAGAAGTCACAGCCTGCCCTGGCAATGTTGCTTGAGCATCCACAACCTTGGCATCCACAACCACGCGCACACCATTGGTATCCAGAAAACTCCGCTCAATATCAACGATGGTTTCCCCATTCCAGTGCATGACTAGATTTGGCTTTTCCGTCACTTTTGCTACTACAACTGCCAGCAGATTTTCCTTAGCTGCTGCAGCGATAAATTGTTCCACATCTTCTGGGCGTACCACTACTGCCATCCGCTCCTGTGACTCAGAAATCGCGATTTCTGTACCGTTAAGGCCTTGGTATTTGAGCGGTACCTTGTCAAGGTCAATTTCCAGCCCGTCTGCCAATTCACCAATAGCTACGCAGACTCCGCCAGCCCCAAAGTCATTGGATTTCTTGATGAGACGAGTCACATTGCCATCGCGGAAGAGACGCTGAATCTTGCGCTCCTCTATAGCATTTCCTTTTTGGACTTCCGCACCAGCCGTCTCCACAGACGCAGCTGTCTGTACCTTGGACGATCCAGTCGCTCCACCGACACCATCACGGCCCGTCTTGCCTCCCAGCAAGATGACCACATCACCTGTTGCTGGTTTTTCACGGACGACATTTTCCTTAGGAGCCGCACCGACAACTGCCCCAAGCTCCATCCGCTTGGCTACAAAGCCTGGATGGAAATACTCACGAACATAGGTCGTTGCTAGACCAATTTGATTCCCGTAAGAAGAATAGCCATGTGCAGCTGTTTTAGAAATGACCTGCTGAGGGAGCTTGCCAGTCCGCGTTTCAGCAATCGGTTGAGTAATATCGCCCGCACCTGAAATCCGCATAGCCTGATAAACATAAGAACGACCAGAAAGCGGATCACGAATGGCTCCTCCGATACAGGTCGCAGCCCCTCCAAAAGGTTCAATTTCTGTTGGGTGGTTATGGGTTTCATTTTTGAACATCAGCAGCCAAGGCTCCTTGATACCATCCACATCCACTTCAATCTCCACTGAGCAGGCATTGATCTCATCAGACACTTCCATGTCATCCAGACGGCCATTGGCTCGCTCGTAGCGACCAAAAATAGTCGCCATATCCATAAGAGTCTGCGGTTTGTCCCCACGTCCCAGCTCATCGCGCATAGCCAAGTATTTATCATAAGTGGCCTGCAGTTGCTTTTCAAACTTAGAAGCTGAAAAATCAATCTTCTTCAACTCTGTCTCAAAGGTCGTATGTCGGCAGTGATCAGACCAGTAAGTATCTAAAACCTTAAGCTCAGTCTCTGTCGGAAAACGGCCAATCGACTTGAAATAGTCTTGAATGAAGAGCAAATCTGCCACTTCCATAGCCAGACCATGCTCCTGCTTGTAGGCTTTAAAGTCCGCTTCCGTATAGTCCTTAAAGAAGTCCAGAACCGGAATGGTCTTGTCAGACTCAGAGAACTGCTCCAGTTGGATCGGCTGCTCAATATCTTTAAAGCGTGAATCAACTGGATTCAGCAAGTATTTCTTGATTGCTTCCAACTCGCTGTCTGAGATGTCTTTATTGACCAAATAAAGCTGAGCTGTCCTCACCAGAACATCGGTCCCAGCACCGAGCAAAAAGAGAGCCTCCTGAGAGCTGGCTGCCCGCTGGTCAAACTGACCCGGCAACGCTTCGATGGCAAAAAACGTTGTCTCTGCAAGTGCATCCTCTACTTCCTCCTCCGTCAGCAATCTATCAGTCACCTGCTCAGAGAAAATATGCTTTTCAGCCCGAGCGACCAAATCTTCTGCCAGATGAAAGACATCATAAACTTGAATCATCCGAAGATCTGACAATGTTTTCAACTGAAGATTATGCGTCAGCTCTCTCACCAAGCTCTGTGACTTCACACCGAAGTTGCTCTTCTTCTCTACAAAAATACGCTTGTCCATGATTTTTCACACCCTGTCCTTACTTAATCGCCTGCAATTTTTCCCAAACAACCTGATAGACATCTGTCAGTTCACCAAGGCCACGCCGGAAAACATCCTTGTCCATGTGATGGCCTTCCGCATCCCAGAGGCGGCAATTGTCTGGTGAAAATTCATCCGCCAGAATAATCTTGCCATCTTTGTCAAAGCCGAACTCTAACTTGAAATCAATCAATTTCAGTCCGATTTGGCGGAACCAGTCTGACAAGAGCTTGTTGATTCGACGAGTCTCCTCTTTCAAAAAGGCAATTTCTTGATCGCTAGCAATCTTCAAGAATTTCACATGCTCGTCATTGATGAAAGGATCGTCCAAATCATCATTTTTGTAATAAAATTCCACAATTGGAGTTTCAAGCGCGATACCCTCTTCTACTCCAAAACGTTTGGAAAAAGAACCCGCTGTGTAGTTGCGCAGCACCACTTCCAAAGGAATAATCTCTACTTTTTTATTTAGCTGGTCCGTATCCGAAACCTTCCCAATAAAATGCGTCGCCACACCAGCTGCATTGAGTTTCTCAAAAATAAAAGATGAAATCTGGTTGTTGAGCACTCCTTTACCAGCAATCTGCTCCTTCTTGACTCCATTAAAAGCCGTTGCTTGGTCCTTGTAGCGTGCCAGAATGACTTGCTCATCATCTGTAGAGAAAATATCCTTGGCTTTTCCCGAATATAACAACTTATTAGACATTTTAATATTCGCCTTTCGTGGTTTTATACCCTCATTCTATCATCTTTAAATACATTTTACAAGAAATTCCGTATAAACTTTCTATGCCCATCTAAAGAAATCGTTTCCTTTCCAAGATACGAAAAAAGACCGGAAAATACCGATCTTTGATTTTTAATGCTGCTTCTTCAGTTTTTCGTGGATATAAGCCACTACATTGGAAATTGTTTTGAAGTTATCCATATCCTCATCAGGAATCTCAATATCAAAAGCTTCTTCCAGATTGATGATAAATTCCATCAAATCCACAGAGTCCACTCCCAGTTCTTCTTTCAAATTCAACTCTGGAGTGACATGCAGCTTACTGCTGTCATGTTCTTGAATGATTTCGACAATTTTTGCATAAATTTCTTTTTCGCTCATAGTTACTCCTTTGCATCTGAAAATTCAATGACCGATTTACCAACAACATCTGTTTCCAGCATGGTCCTAATCTGACGAATCGTGCTATAAACAGCCTTAGCATCGCTAGAGCCATGCGTTTTGACAACAGGCGCTTTCAAACCGAATAGAACTGCACCGCCTGCACTAGAATAGTCCAGACTATTCTTGAGTCCTCGCAGGCTGTCCTTGAGCAGCCAAGCTCCCAATTTAGCCTTGAAACCACCGCCCAAAATAGATTTCTTCAGCTGACCCATGATACTGATAGCAGTTCCTTCGATTGATTTCAGAACGGCATTACCAGTAAAGCCATCTGCAACGACAACATCCGCCACATCATCCATTAAATCACGCGCTTCCACATTGCCGATAAAGTTAAGTGTTGAATCCCCCGACAAAATCTCATAGGCTTCCTTGCGTAGAGGGTCGCCCTTACTGCTTTCCGTTCCGTTATTCAAGAGACCTACCCGCGGCTTCTTGATTCCTCGGACATTTTCAGCATAGAAAGAACCCAAAGTCGCATACTGGTGTAAATGATGGGCTGTGTTTTCAGCATTAGCTCCCAGATCCAGCATATCAAATCCTTGACCGCCAACCGTTGGCATAGTAGATAAGAGCCCAGGTCGGTCAATATTCTTGATACGCCCTACGATAAAGAAACCTGCCGCTAAAAGTGCTCCAGTATTTCCAGCAGACAGCATGGCATCTGCTTCCCCTGCTTTCACAGCCTTGGCTGCCAGAACCATACTAGCCTCTTTCTTCTGACGAATGGCCTTTGTCGGCTCGTCGTCCGAGTCAATCTTTTCCTCCGTGTGGATGATGCGGACCCGCTCACCAGCAGTCAGATAAGGCTTAATTTTCGCCTCATCGCCATAAAGGAGAATTTCAATATCCGAAAACTCCTGTACCGCTCGATTGACTCCTTCCACCAAAGCCTGAGGGGCATTGTCCCCTCCCATAGCATCAACAGCTATTTTTTTCATTCGATTTATTCCTCGTTCTTATCTTTTAAAATGCTTCCCCAGTCCCCCAGAGAATCTATAAATTTTTTGGATTTGAGATGGATGCCGACATATTCATCATAGAGCAGGTCAATAAAATCCCGTAGCTGCTTTTTTATATCTGGCTTCAAAGAAATGGTCTCCAATTCGCTAAAGCGAACCGCCTGAAATTGGTCCAGCAGAAAAGGAAGATTAGGATTTAGATAACAGCGCCGTTCATCCTGATGGTAATGATCAGGGCAAAGGACTCCGCTATATTTGAAAGAGAAGTCAAAAGGCAGACCCGTCCGATGACAAAAAGCACAATCATGGAAGTTCAGCGAAACTCCAAAACGTGACAAAATCTGAATCTCAAAGATATTAGTCAGCACTTCATAGTCCAGACCATTATTCATCAGCTCCAGGGTTTTCTGCAGAAAGGCAAAGAGCGCCGGATCCGGCTGATTGTCCTGAAGACTGGCATCTGCCAAGGCTGCAACATAGCTGGCATAGGCCATGATGAATAAGTCCTCATTGATGCGATGGTAGGTAACCACATCCTGATAATCCTCAATATAGCTAAGACCATCATCATTGATTTTCATCAGCAAGTTCGCCGCAGTCAAGGGCTGAATGACGGGTGCTAGCTTGGATTTACCAGCATGCTTGACGAAAAACATACGCTTACCAGCCTGTTCCGTAAAGATCTTGACCAGCTTATCATCCTCACGGAAATTGCGGTTATAGAGAACCAGACCTTGACTTGTTAGAGATTTAAGCATAGTCCTCCATGTAGTCCTTGAGGCGTTTCAGAGCTTCTTGAATCGTCTCCATACTAGCCGCATAGGACAGACGGATATAGCCTTCCCCGTATTGACCAAAAGCTGCTCCCGGGATAAAGGCCACGGCCTTCTTCTCTGCAAAATCCTGCAGAAAGGCGAAAGAATCTTGATTATAACCGTCTGGTATCTTAGCAAAAATATAAAAAGCCCCATCTGGTTTGATAATCTTAAAGCCTAGCTCAGCCATTTTCTCTATGATATAATCGCGACGCTGAATATACTCAGCCTTCATTGGCTCCGCATCATCTTTCCCAACTGTCAGCGCTTCAATGCCTGCAAACTGAGCCATGGTATTGGCTGCTGTTACGAGATACTGATGGCTCTTAATCAGCTGAGCAGTGAAAACTGCTGGAGCAAAGATAAAGCCCAACCGCCAGCCAGTCATGGCATGAGACTTAGACAAGCCGTTGATGACGATAGTTTGGTCTGGCAGATACTCCGCGATGGAGACATGCCCCTGCTCTGTATAGGTCAGCTCAGAATAGACCTCATCGCAGACCACAAAGACTTGGTATTTTCCTAGGACATCCGCCAGAGCTTTGATCTGCTCCCGCGAATAAGTCACGCCGGTCGGATTGGCTGGATAATTAAGAATGACTGCTTTTAACTGCTCGCCCTGCTCTAAAATAGCCGCTTCCAGCATCTCTGGAGTGAGGACAAAGTTATTGGCCGTTGTGTCAATCTCGACAATCTCTGCCCCCACTAGATTGACAATAGGCTCATAGCCTGGATAAGCAGGAGCTGGCAGCAAGACCTTGTCTCCTTCTTCTAAAATAGCTGTCAGCGTAGCTGACAAGGCCTCTGTCGCCCCAATTGTGACCAAAACCTCATCTTCCGGGCGATAGTGCAGATTGTACTTTTCTTTCACAAAGCTGCTAGCCGCCTGACGCAGCTCCAAGAGACCGCTCATACCAGTGTAGTGACTTTGATTAGCATCAATCGCCGCCTTGGCTGCTTCTTTGATATGATCCGGTGTTGTAAAGTCCGGCTCCCCTAAGGTTAGCCGAAGAACTCCCGGAATAGCAGAAATTGATTGGTCAAACTGACGAATCAGCGAAATTTCTATTTTTTCTAAGTTTTTATTAAATTTCTTACTTAAATCCATACATACCTCCAGCCGCTCAATAGAACTATTATACTATAAATGCAGAAGCATAGCAAAAGCTATTACATAATTTCCGATGCCGAAAAAAGGACTAAGCTTGCACTCAGTCCCTTTTTCCTTGCCTTAAAATTCTTTACTGCCAAATAATGGATATAGCCACATCTCACGTGACTGGCCAATCAACGAGTCGGAGTATAGGTCAATTCCTTGCCATGCTTGGCCAGAAAATCTGGCAGTTCTGAATCAGGAATCTGCCGCAAATAAAGGTTAGAACGAATCGTATCATCTTCCTCACGGCAGGTTGAGAGAACCAAATACCGGTCACTCGCCTTAATCTGTATCTTAGGATCCTTAGTACGAGCAGCCTCATAGATATTTCTAAGCTGAGTCGTAAAGTCCTCGTCATCCTTAAACTCCGTCCGATAAAAAGCTGTCTCTTCCGGCACGATGACCAGTCCCATAGCTTGATAATAATACTTACGCTCAGGAGTCTCAATCACGACATACCTATGTTTGTCAAAATAATCCTGACGATCATAGTAGTTGACATCATTAAACATGCGATGATCTCCTGCCTTGCTGCCCCGAGCATGCCCGAAAAGCCAAGTCAGACGATCACTGAAATCTCTATGATTGTCCTTATCCATAAAGACCGCTCCCATATAGGGCTCTTGCTTTCCTTCAAAAGTCTTCAGCAGATAAGTCGCATTATCTTTCGTTTGCACCACTGGCTCATCCAACTGTGTACCAGGAGCATAGACATAGCCTATCGTTTCTGAATTCACAGCTTTCAGTTTAGCAAAACGCTCTGCTAAATATTCCTTTTCTGTCTGACTTGAAGATGCAGATGAGCTTGACGTTTCAATCCTGCTAGGATGCGAAACTCGAAGCTTGCTGCCTGATGCTGATGAACGGAAAGAATAAAAAACAGAAAAA encodes:
- the purF gene encoding amidophosphoribosyltransferase, with the protein product MTYEVKSLNEECGIFGIWGHPQAAQVTYFGLHSLQHRGQEGAGILSNDHGKLKRHRDLGLVAEVFKNPADLDNLTGEAAIGHVRYATSGGASINNVQPFFFSFYDMQMGLAHNGNLTNAHSLRRELEKKGSIFASSSDTEILMHLIRHSEQENFLDKLKESLRRVQGGFAYLIMREDKLYAALDPNGFRPLSIGRMKNGAWVVSSETCAFEVVGAEWVRDLEPGEIVIIDDEGVTYDSYTADTQLAICSMEYVYFARPDSVIHGVNVHAARKRMGRRLAQEFQHEADIVVGVPNSSLSAASGFSEESGLPNEMGLIKNQYIQRTFIQPTQELREQGVRMKLSAVSSIVKGKRVVMVDDSIVRGTTSRRIVQLLRDAGAAEVHVAIGSPELKYPCFYGIDIQNRRELISANHTVDEVCEIIGADSLTYLSLEGLIESVGIETDAPNGGLCVAYFDGQYPTPLYDYEERYLESLKEKTSFY
- a CDS encoding phosphoribosylformylglycinamidine synthase encodes the protein MDKRIFVEKKSNFGVKSQSLVRELTHNLQLKTLSDLRMIQVYDVFHLAEDLVARAEKHIFSEQVTDRLLTEEEVEDALAETTFFAIEALPGQFDQRAASSQEALFLLGAGTDVLVRTAQLYLVNKDISDSELEAIKKYLLNPVDSRFKDIEQPIQLEQFSESDKTIPVLDFFKDYTEADFKAYKQEHGLAMEVADLLFIQDYFKSIGRFPTETELKVLDTYWSDHCRHTTFETELKKIDFSASKFEKQLQATYDKYLAMRDELGRGDKPQTLMDMATIFGRYERANGRLDDMEVSDEINACSVEIEVDVDGIKEPWLLMFKNETHNHPTEIEPFGGAATCIGGAIRDPLSGRSYVYQAMRISGAGDITQPIAETRTGKLPQQVISKTAAHGYSSYGNQIGLATTYVREYFHPGFVAKRMELGAVVGAAPKENVVREKPATGDVVILLGGKTGRDGVGGATGSSKVQTAASVETAGAEVQKGNAIEERKIQRLFRDGNVTRLIKKSNDFGAGGVCVAIGELADGLEIDLDKVPLKYQGLNGTEIAISESQERMAVVVRPEDVEQFIAAAAKENLLAVVVAKVTEKPNLVMHWNGETIVDIERSFLDTNGVRVVVDAKVVDAQATLPGQAVTSEASLEQDLKSLLSDLNHTSQKGLQTIFDSSVGRSTVNHPIGGRYQITPTEASVQKLPVEHGKTETVSVMAQGYNPFVAAWSPYHGAAYAVIEATARLVAAGSDWSKARFSYQEYFERMDKQAERFGQPVSALLGSIEAQIQLGLPSIGGKDSMSGTFEELTVPPTLVAFGVTTSTAGRILSPEFKAAGESIYYLPGQVLSQDIDFDLIKNNFEKFADIQAKYEITAAAAVKYGGLAESLALMSFGNRIGAQVDVADLPSVLQAQLGGFVFTSPEQDIPGAVKIGQTKPDFTLIVNGVQLEGAELLASFESRLESIYPTEFKQETVIEEVPALVADTVIKAKETVAEPLVYIPVFPGTNSEYDSAKAFEAAGAKVNLVPFVTLDEAAIVQSVDTMVDNIDKANIIFFAGGFSAADEPDGSAKFIVNILLNEKVKKAIDAFIARGGLIIGICNGFQALVKSGLLPYGNFEEAGASSPTLFYNDANQHVAKMVETRIANTNSPWLAGVQVGDIHAIPVSHGEGKFVVTAEEFAELRDNGQIWSQYVDFDGQPSMDSKYNPNGSLYAIEGIMSKNGQIIGKMGHSERYEDGLFQNIPGQKDQKLFESAVRYFQASHE
- a CDS encoding acyl carrier protein, which codes for MSEKEIYAKIVEIIQEHDSSKLHVTPELNLKEELGVDSVDLMEFIINLEEAFDIEIPDEDMDNFKTISNVVAYIHEKLKKQH
- a CDS encoding GNAT family N-acetyltransferase — protein: MIELKLVDESSFQAVLDLKISEADEQARFVAPNVRSLADAWLYRKNEDVFPMAIYWDKQVVGFLLLEIDKDEAEYFIWRIMIGQQYQGRGYGRKALEVLIKKAQMDRACSHIIADYVVGNEKMKRLLTSLGFQETGFIEENNEVAMRLDLKKEE
- the purC gene encoding phosphoribosylaminoimidazolesuccinocarboxamide synthase — its product is MSNKLLYSGKAKDIFSTDDEQVILARYKDQATAFNGVKKEQIAGKGVLNNQISSFIFEKLNAAGVATHFIGKVSDTDQLNKKVEIIPLEVVLRNYTAGSFSKRFGVEEGIALETPIVEFYYKNDDLDDPFINDEHVKFLKIASDQEIAFLKEETRRINKLLSDWFRQIGLKLIDFKLEFGFDKDGKIILADEFSPDNCRLWDAEGHHMDKDVFRRGLGELTDVYQVVWEKLQAIK
- the purN gene encoding phosphoribosylglycinamide formyltransferase is translated as MKKIAVFASGNGSNFQVIAEQFPVEFVFSDHRDAYVLERADKLGVKSYAFELREFDSKVAYEQAIVDLLEAHQIDLVCLAGYMKIVGPTLLAAYEGRIINIHPAYLPEFPGAHGIEDAWQAGVSESGVTIHWVDSGVDTGKIIQQVRVPRLAEDTLESFEERIHAAEYQLYPQVLESLGVGRR
- the purM gene encoding phosphoribosylformylglycinamidine cyclo-ligase — translated: MTNKNAYAQSGVDVEAGYEVVERIKKHVARTERAGVMGALGGFGGMFDLSQTGVKEPVLISGTDGVGTKLMLAIQYDKHDTIGQDCVAMCVNDIVAAGAEPLYFLDYIATGKNEPAKLEQVVAGVAEGCVQSGAALIGGETAEMPGMYGEDDYDLAGFAVGVAEKSEIIDGSKVAEGDVLLGLASSGIHSNGYSLVRRVFADYTGEEELPELEGKKLKEVLLEPTRIYVKALLPLIKEKLVHGIAHITGGGFIENVPRMFADDLAAEIEEDKIPVLPIFKALEKYGHIKHQEMFEIFNMGLGMILAVAPENVDRVKELLAETVYEVGRIVKKENESVLIK